DNA from Puniceicoccus vermicola:
TAGGCGTTGGGACTTCGCTTGGGACAGAGGTGAGGAGGACTGCGAATTTGTCCGAATCCAGCTCATCAGCGTGCATCACAAACAGTTCCTGCAAAAAGTGGAAACTGATTCCGAACGGATTGTCAGCATTCACATGTTGGGCGGGCTTCAGGCAAAAGCGGCTTACTTCATGGATTGCACTTACGAGGGTGACCTTTATGCCAAAGCGGGTGTGAGCTACACTGTCGGACGTGAAGCCAACAGCGTCTATGGGGAAACGATTAACGGCGTCCAGGTTCGTCCGAAGCATCAGTTCAGCCACCCGGTTGACCCGTATGTAGTCGAAGGCGATCCAAGTAGTGGCGTGCTCCCCTGGATCAATGAAGCCGAACCCGATCCCGAAGGCTCCGGAGATCATAAGATCCAAGCTTACAATTTCCGGGTCTGCATGACCGATGATCCGGACCTAAAGGTTGATTGGGTTAAGCCCGAGAGCTTCCGTGAAATTGACCACGAACTAGCTCGACGCTGGTTCAATACCGACACGGACGAGTATAATGCGCATTTGCCCAACCCGAAGAACCGGAATCTTGATGACCCCGACTCCATTTTGAGAAAATTCGATGTAATGGATGCGCGCACGCCGAATGGGTATTTAAAAACAGATACCAACAACCACGGCCCGGTCTCCACAGATTTCATCGGCGCAAACTATGCCTGGCCGGAAGCGAGCTACGCCCAGCGCGAAGTCATTTTTCAAGAGCATGTCGACTACATCATGGGACACTTTTGGTTTATGGCCAATGATCCCTCCATTCCGGAAGTATACCGTAAAGGATATGCCCGTTTCGGCCTGCCGAAGGATGAATTCCCAGAAACCGGACACTGGCCACATCAACTGTATGTCCGTGAAGCACGCCGCATGGTCAGTGACTATGTTCTAACGGAAAAAGACACGCAACATATTCGCCAACCAGAG
Protein-coding regions in this window:
- a CDS encoding FAD-dependent oxidoreductase; its protein translation is MSLSSDQSGVVAGFRRWDFAWDRGEEDCEFVRIQLISVHHKQFLQKVETDSERIVSIHMLGGLQAKAAYFMDCTYEGDLYAKAGVSYTVGREANSVYGETINGVQVRPKHQFSHPVDPYVVEGDPSSGVLPWINEAEPDPEGSGDHKIQAYNFRVCMTDDPDLKVDWVKPESFREIDHELARRWFNTDTDEYNAHLPNPKNRNLDDPDSILRKFDVMDARTPNGYLKTDTNNHGPVSTDFIGANYAWPEASYAQREVIFQEHVDYIMGHFWFMANDPSIPEVYRKGYARFGLPKDEFPETGHWPHQLYVREARRMVSDYVLTEKDTQHIRQPEDPVAMGSYAMDSHNCQRFVKDGCVYNEGDVQLLPKAPYGISYRSITPAKGECENLFVPVCLSASHIAFGSIRMEPVFMALGESAAIATDMLIDQKDAVQSIDYP